The DNA segment TTTTGGAGTAAACTGCATGGAGGGGCTCAGGCCCCCTTTTTAAAAGAGGCATGACTACATCATAATGAGGGGCCAGGGCAGCCAGGTAGCGGAGAAGGTCCAAGTTTAAAAAGGGCATATCGCATGCTACCACAAGGCAATGATGAGAGTAAGCTTCCCTGAGGGCAGAATATATCCCTACCAGGGAGCTGTATCTGTGAACAACATCTTTTACGACCCTGACCCCGGTAAAGTTGAAGATTTCCGGGCTTTTGGCCACTATGAACACATCATCCGATAGAGCCTTCACTCTGTGAAGGATGTGTTCAATTAGGGGGCGACCATGCCAGGGTGCAAGGGCTTTATTGAAGCCCATCCGGGAACTGAGCCCCCCCGCTAAGATGGCCACGCTTATCATTCCTCTTTCCTTCTGGTCTCTTTAAAGGCTTTGAGTTCTTTCTCCAGCTGTGCCTGCCTCCGTTCAATGCTCAAAACCAGAATGAAAAGGATCAACCACACCACAGCATAGGCAGCGAAGAGGTAACCCATCTCACTCTCCTCCCCGTATCTTCTCTACTTCGGCCCTGAGGCTTTCGAGAGCCAAACGCTGGAAGAGGATGACAAAATAAAGGAGGGTGAAGGCTGCCAGACAGAAAAGCAGGGTCCATAGCATTTTGGGGGTAAGAGCAAAGCCTTCGCTGGAGAAAATAACGGGGTGAATGGTCCTCCACCAGCGAATGGCAAAAAAGTCCAGGGGTACAGAAGCAAAGCCAGCGATTCCAAAAACTGATGCCAGCCTGGCTCTGCGGTGAGGATCTTCCACCATTGCCCTCAGCATTATATAGGCCACGTAAATTACCCAAACTACAGCCGAAAGGGTAAGCCTCGGGTCCCAGGTCCACCATGTGTTCCATACTGGCCTGGCCCAAATGGAACCGGTGATGATGGCTATGCTCATAAAGGCGATGCCAATTTCAGCCGACGATAGGGCCAGGCGGTCCCATTTGAGGTCCCTTTTCCACAGGTAAAGGATTCCTCCAAGAAACGTAACAAAGAAGGCGAAAAAGCCGACCCATGCTGAGGGGACATGGAAGTAGAAGATACGCTGAACGTGGCCCATGGTGGCTTCAGTTGGGGCGAAGATAAGAGCCATATACAATCCTCCGATTACCCCAATGGCTGTTATCAGGATAAGGATACCCTTCCAGCGCAGCCCCATCCCTGCCTCCTTCCAGTTTTGTGGGTATTATAGCATTGCTCAGGGCCCTGGCAAGCCAAGGCAAGGGGTCAGCTCACCCGTTCTATTCTTGCTCCAAGGCTCTTGAGCTTTTCGTCTATGTTTTCATAGCCCCGGTCAACCTGTTCAATGTTTGATATTTCGCTCCGCCCTCTGGCACAGAGGGCCGCTATGATGAGAGCCATTCCCGCTCTTATATCGGGGCTTGAAACCTGCTCCCCGCGAAGCCTGGATGGCCCCACCACCACTGCCCGGTGGGGGTCGCACAAGATTATCCTGGCCCCCATGGCGATGAGTTTATCCACAAAGAAAAGCCTGCTTTCAAACATTTTCTCAAAGAAAAGGACCGTTCCACAAGCCTGGGTGGCCGTAACTATAGCGATGCTCATCAGGTCAGCGGGGAAAGCTGGCCACGGCC comes from the Anaerolineae bacterium genome and includes:
- a CDS encoding molybdenum cofactor guanylyltransferase; translated protein: MISVAILAGGLSSRMGFNKALAPWHGRPLIEHILHRVKALSDDVFIVAKSPEIFNFTGVRVVKDVVHRYSSLVGIYSALREAYSHHCLVVACDMPFLNLDLLRYLAALAPHYDVVMPLLKRGPEPLHAVYSKNCLGPIEKLLAEEEDKILLFLPAVRVRYVEEDIIRLFDPALSSFVNINTPEELEEVRKKEEVKRWLPSQ
- a CDS encoding CcmD family protein — protein: MGYLFAAYAVVWLILFILVLSIERRQAQLEKELKAFKETRRKEE
- the ccsA gene encoding cytochrome c biogenesis protein CcsA; the encoded protein is MGLRWKGILILITAIGVIGGLYMALIFAPTEATMGHVQRIFYFHVPSAWVGFFAFFVTFLGGILYLWKRDLKWDRLALSSAEIGIAFMSIAIITGSIWARPVWNTWWTWDPRLTLSAVVWVIYVAYIMLRAMVEDPHRRARLASVFGIAGFASVPLDFFAIRWWRTIHPVIFSSEGFALTPKMLWTLLFCLAAFTLLYFVILFQRLALESLRAEVEKIRGGE